A stretch of the Glandiceps talaboti chromosome 23, keGlaTala1.1, whole genome shotgun sequence genome encodes the following:
- the LOC144453184 gene encoding beta-1,3-galactosyl-O-glycosyl-glycoprotein beta-1,6-N-acetylglucosaminyltransferase 4-like → MFLNYIRNIVLGISSTRRKRRNLVCGLILGVVLLLVKNFFVPGQDNNYIKTSSLDDSNYLERIDLRLRAPFRTEDGITCTDLLAGQYYTKETVNRGKSKIENYIISDKAFLKFTKNCTRFALNRGYLDKPLLEEEKDFPLAFGIIAYRSAHQIEQLLRTIYRPHNIYCIHVDKKSSAEFLKAITSLSDCFKNVFVTPKQERVVWGSVSIILAEMHCQRECLNRNKRWKYFINLTGQEFPLKTNLEIVRILRRFQGQNDIVNTGRTFPLRTSFRYGVYFDTVVITPFLKTDTLPGNITIRKGEIHSALTREFIEFVHSDDTAKEWLKWVTDTRIPDEIFYQSLASLPGSPGGPGLRNVSSIVSRAKVWEPLGLPCHGRYTRSICIFSWQDIPWLVGRPHLFANKFHIDNDVLVLKCLEEDLHRRTFHPVSLNFELYDKFVYLSIYLSIYLSIYLSIYLSIYLSIYGMIHHTPEAIAFQS, encoded by the coding sequence ATGTTCCTTAATTACATCCGAAATATTGTCTTGGGTATTTCATCAACGAGAAGAAAAAGACGAAACTTAGTATGTGGACTTATTTTGGGTGTTGTATTACTCCTAGTAAAGAACTTCTTTGTTCCTGGTCAAGACAACAACTACATCAAAACATCCTCTCTAGATGACAGTAACTACCTTGAAAGAATCGACCTTcggttgagggcgccctttcgTACTGAGGATGGAATAACTTGTACTGACCTTTTAGCAGGTCAATACTATACGAAAGAAACAGTGAACAGGGGCAAATCAAAGATAGAAAATTACATAATATCAGATAAGGCTTTCTTAAAATTTACTAAAAATTGTACAAGGTTTGCACTCAACAGGGGTTATTTAGATAAACCACTTCTGGAGGAAGAAAAAGATTTTCCATTAGCTTTTGGAATTATAGCATATAGGTCTGCACATCAAATTGAACAATTACTGAGAACTATCTACAGACCACataatatttactgtatacacGTCGATAAGAAATCGTCTGCTGAATTTCTGAAGGCCATTACGTCACTAAGCGATTGCTTCAAGAACGTATTTGTGACTCCTAAACAGGAACGAGTTGTCTGGGGTTCTGTTAGCATCATTTTGGCTGAGATGCACTGCCAACGAGAATGCTTGAATAGGAATAAACGATGGAAGTACTTTATTAATCTCACGGGACAAGAATTTCCATTGAAGACCAATTTGGAAATTGTGAGAATTCTACGAAGATTTCAAGGACAAAATGATATTGTTAATACCGGAAGAACATTTCCATTGCGGACTTCTTTCAGGTATGGTGTGTACTTCGACACTGTTGTCATCACGCCGTTCTTGAAAACAGATACTTTACCTGGCAACATCACCATTCGTAAAGGAGAGATacacagcgccctcacacgAGAATTCATCGAGTTCGTACATTCGGATGACACCGCCAAAGAATGGCTGAAGTGGGTGACAGACACAAGAATTCCTGATGAGATTTTTTACCAAAGTTTAGCTTCATTACCAGGCAGCCCCGGAGGACCGGGACTGAGAAATGTCTCAAGTATTGTTTCCCGAGCTAAAGTTTGGGAACCTCTCGGTTTACCTTGTCATGGGAGGTACACTAGaagtatttgtattttctcGTGGCAAGACATTCCATGGCTTGTTGGAAGACCACATCTCTTTGCTAACAAGTTTCACATCGACAATGACGTATTAGTTTTAAAATGTCTAGAAGAAGATCTACACAGGCGAACGTTTCACCCAGTcagtttgaactttgaactttatgATAagtttgtctatctatctatctatctatctatctatctatctatctatctatctatctatctatctatctatctatctatctatggaATGATTCATCATACACCAGAAGCCATTGCATTCCAGTCTTAA
- the LOC144453183 gene encoding fucolectin-like: MYLKFTEKLSVISATTIPTTEACEFPSFIKKVPLIGKPVKQSSTNKKVGGVAERAIDGNYNTDLKKGKSCTQTNKELEPWWRVDLEESHDIYKIEITNRMDCCSFRIKNAEIRVGDNPNWKKNPVCGNWILGKRSRQEKITVKCGCEVPMTGRYVSIQLKEKTQMLHLCEVDVFAG, translated from the exons ATGTATCTCAAGTTTACAGAGAAATTATCTGTCATCA GTGCAACAACGATCCCTACAACCGAAG CTTGTGAATTTCCTAGTTTTATTAAGAAGGTCCCACTCATTGGAAAACCTGTCAAACAAAGTTCTACAAACAAGAAGGTCGGCGGAGTTGCCGAACGAGCTATTGATGGCAATTACAATACCGATCTGAAGAAGGGAAAATCTTGCACACAAACTAACAAGGAACTCGAGCCATGGTGGAGAGTGGACTTGGAAGAGTCACATGATATCTATAAGATTGAAATCACCAACAGAATGGATTGCTGTT CTTTCCGAATCAAGAATGCTGAAATACGTGTCGGTGACAATCCTAACTGGAAAAAGAATCCAGTCTGTGGAAACTGGATCCTTGGCAAGAGATCCAGACAGGAGAAGATCACAGTTAAGTGTGGATGTGAGGTACCTATGACAGGTCGCTACGTCAGCATTCAGCTTAAGGAGAAAacacaaatgttacatttgtgtGAAGTGGATGTCTTTGCTGGATAG